The Streptomyces camelliae genome window below encodes:
- the pknB gene encoding Stk1 family PASTA domain-containing Ser/Thr kinase, translating into MEEPRRLGGRYELGQVLGRGGMAEVYLAHDTRLGRTVAVKTLRADLARDPSFQARFRREAQSAASLNHPAIVAVYDTGEDYIDGVSIPYIVMEYVDGSTLRELLHSGRKLLPERAMEMTIGILQGLEYAHRSGIVHRDIKPANVMLTRNGQVKVMDFGIARAMGDAGMTMTQTAAVIGTAQYLSPEQAKGEQVDARSDLYSTGCLLYELLTVRPPFVGDSPVAVAYQHVREEPQPPSLFDPEITPEMDAIVLKALVKDPNYRYQSADEMRADIEACLDGQPVGATAALGAVGYGGYPDDQPTTALRQDAGPAGATTMLPPMNPDDGSYGYDDSPGRRRQQPKKSHTSTILLVVAGVLVLIGAILIGKWAFSGNSANQSFDAPNFVGHTYADAQKMAVNSDLKLAAPTRKPCDNQPKGSVCSQDPAAGSQVKKNDTITLVVSTGAPKVAVPSVLGKSFDDAKSLLEGDQYKFNVVRKDEVSSEQPGTVLDQDPKLGQEVQKGSTITLTVAKAEEKVTIPGNLVGQTCDAAKAELTQLGLAPTCNDVPVTDQTQDGKVQRTNPGANEQVVKNTNVVISVGKFQGGQTQGQVPNVFGKTLKEAQQILQQAGFTQIQVNGPTDDKARVLNQTPPAGTQGDPATTQIVLTTQDFGGGGNGNNGGTNVFGGTFG; encoded by the coding sequence ATGGAAGAGCCGCGTCGCCTCGGCGGCCGGTACGAACTGGGCCAGGTGCTCGGTCGTGGTGGCATGGCGGAGGTCTACCTCGCGCACGACACCCGGCTCGGCCGCACCGTGGCGGTGAAGACGCTGCGCGCGGACCTCGCGCGTGATCCGTCCTTCCAGGCCCGGTTCCGCCGGGAGGCCCAGTCGGCCGCCTCGCTCAACCATCCCGCGATCGTCGCGGTCTACGACACGGGCGAGGACTACATCGACGGGGTCTCCATCCCGTACATCGTGATGGAGTACGTCGACGGTTCGACCCTGCGTGAACTTCTTCACAGCGGCCGCAAGCTCCTGCCCGAGCGCGCGATGGAGATGACCATCGGCATCCTCCAGGGCCTGGAGTACGCCCACCGCAGCGGCATCGTGCACCGCGACATCAAGCCGGCGAACGTCATGCTGACGCGCAACGGCCAGGTCAAGGTGATGGACTTCGGCATCGCCCGCGCCATGGGCGACGCCGGCATGACGATGACGCAGACGGCGGCGGTCATCGGCACGGCCCAGTACCTCTCGCCGGAGCAGGCGAAGGGCGAGCAGGTCGACGCACGCTCCGACCTGTACTCGACCGGCTGTCTGCTGTACGAGCTGCTCACGGTCCGGCCGCCCTTCGTGGGCGACTCCCCGGTGGCCGTGGCGTACCAGCACGTACGGGAAGAGCCGCAGCCGCCCTCGCTCTTCGACCCCGAGATCACCCCCGAGATGGACGCGATCGTCCTGAAGGCGCTGGTCAAGGACCCGAACTACCGCTACCAGTCGGCCGACGAGATGCGCGCCGACATCGAGGCCTGCCTGGACGGCCAGCCGGTCGGGGCGACGGCCGCGCTGGGCGCGGTGGGTTACGGCGGCTACCCCGACGACCAGCCGACGACGGCCCTGCGCCAGGACGCCGGCCCCGCCGGGGCGACCACGATGCTCCCGCCGATGAACCCGGACGACGGCAGCTACGGCTACGACGACTCCCCGGGCCGTCGGCGCCAGCAGCCGAAGAAGTCCCACACCTCCACGATCCTCCTGGTGGTCGCCGGTGTGCTGGTCCTGATCGGCGCGATCCTGATCGGCAAGTGGGCGTTCAGCGGAAACAGCGCCAACCAGTCCTTCGACGCCCCGAACTTCGTCGGCCACACCTACGCCGACGCCCAGAAGATGGCGGTCAACTCCGACCTGAAACTGGCCGCGCCCACCCGCAAGCCCTGCGACAACCAGCCGAAGGGCTCGGTCTGCTCCCAGGACCCGGCGGCGGGCTCGCAGGTGAAGAAGAACGACACGATCACGCTGGTGGTGTCGACCGGCGCGCCGAAGGTGGCGGTGCCCAGCGTCCTCGGCAAGAGCTTCGACGACGCCAAGTCGCTGCTGGAGGGCGACCAGTACAAGTTCAACGTGGTCCGCAAGGACGAGGTCTCCTCGGAGCAGCCCGGCACGGTCCTGGACCAGGACCCGAAGCTGGGCCAGGAGGTCCAGAAGGGCTCCACGATCACCCTCACCGTCGCCAAGGCGGAGGAGAAGGTGACCATCCCGGGCAACCTCGTGGGCCAGACCTGCGACGCCGCGAAGGCCGAGCTGACCCAGCTGGGCCTGGCGCCGACCTGCAACGACGTGCCCGTGACCGACCAGACCCAGGACGGCAAGGTCCAGCGGACCAACCCGGGGGCGAACGAGCAGGTCGTCAAGAACACCAACGTGGTGATCAGCGTCGGCAAGTTCCAGGGCGGCCAGACACAGGGCCAGGTGCCGAACGTCTTCGGCAAGACCCTGAAGGAAGCCCAGCAGATCCTGCAGCAGGCCGGCTTCACGCAGATCCAGGTCAACGGCCCGACCGACGACAAGGCACGGGTCCTCAACCAGACCCCGCCCGCGGGCACCCAGGGCGACCCGGCCACGACCCAGATCGTCCTGACCACCCAGGACTTCGGCGGCGGCGGCAACGGCAACAACGGCGGGACGAACGTCTTCGGCGGCACTTTCGGCTGA
- a CDS encoding class E sortase, whose product MAATADDTEEHTDASEPAPVARRRRPGRIAMAISVFGEILITVGLLLALFVVYSLWWTNVIADRKANKEAEKVRRHWAQEKDPGPGALDTKDGIGFLHVPAMKNGVVLVEKGTGTDVLNDGVAGYYTDPVKAALPMTGKDGNFTLAAHRDGHGAKFHNIDKLKNGDPIVFETRDDWYVYKVYSILPETSKYNVKVISQIPKESGKTKPGHYITLTTCTPVYTSEYRYVVWGELVRVQKVDSKRTLPAELR is encoded by the coding sequence GTGGCAGCGACCGCCGACGACACCGAAGAACACACGGACGCGTCCGAGCCGGCGCCGGTGGCGCGCCGCCGGCGCCCTGGCCGGATCGCGATGGCGATCAGTGTCTTCGGCGAAATCCTCATCACCGTGGGCCTGTTGCTCGCGCTCTTCGTCGTCTACTCCCTGTGGTGGACGAACGTGATAGCGGACCGCAAGGCGAACAAAGAGGCAGAAAAGGTCCGCCGGCACTGGGCGCAGGAGAAGGACCCCGGGCCGGGCGCGCTGGACACCAAGGACGGCATCGGCTTCCTGCACGTGCCCGCGATGAAGAACGGCGTGGTGCTGGTCGAGAAGGGCACGGGCACGGACGTCCTCAACGACGGCGTGGCCGGCTACTACACCGACCCGGTCAAGGCCGCGCTCCCCATGACCGGCAAGGACGGCAACTTCACCCTCGCCGCCCACCGCGACGGCCACGGCGCCAAGTTCCACAACATCGACAAGCTGAAGAACGGCGACCCGATCGTCTTCGAGACCCGGGACGACTGGTACGTCTACAAGGTCTACTCGATCCTCCCCGAGACCTCGAAGTACAACGTCAAGGTCATCTCCCAGATCCCGAAGGAGTCCGGCAAGACCAAGCCGGGCCACTACATCACCCTGACGACGTGCACCCCGGTGTACACCTCGGAGTACCGGTACGTGGTGTGGGGCGAGCTGGTCCGGGTGCAGAAGGTGGACAGCAAGCGGACGTTGCCGGCGGAGCTGCGCTGA
- a CDS encoding restriction endonuclease: protein MRQTHRDRGIDITARTSDGRTVAVQCKNHAGRRSVPSADMQRFAGAARAVDRVDVALFVATCNFSNEAQAIADLSGVITVNRDELEAWSAGAHLKALR, encoded by the coding sequence GTGAGGCAGACACACAGGGACCGGGGCATCGACATCACGGCACGCACCTCTGACGGGCGTACGGTAGCCGTCCAGTGCAAGAATCACGCTGGCCGTCGATCCGTCCCCAGCGCCGACATGCAGAGGTTCGCCGGCGCCGCACGGGCCGTCGATCGCGTGGACGTCGCTCTCTTCGTCGCCACATGCAACTTCAGTAACGAAGCTCAGGCAATCGCCGACCTGAGCGGAGTCATCACCGTGAACCGCGACGAACTGGAGGCATGGAGCGCAGGGGCTCACCTCAAGGCGCTGCGATAG